TGAAGAAATGATTCCTTCTGAAATAGGTTCTTATCCTGATTTTTATCAGAACGTTGCGGATAGCATATTGGGAAAAACTACCTTGATTGTATCGGCGGAACAGGCGCGGGATGTCATTAAAATTATTGAATTGGGGTATCAGAGTCAATTGGAACGAAGAGTTGTTTCTGTTGAAAATACATTGATTGCTTATTAGAGTGTTGCTGTGAGTATACTATACGATGCCATCATTATTGGGGGTGGAGCCTGTGGTTTGATGTGTGCAGCCCAAGCAGGGCTAATTGGGAAGAAGACCTTGGTCCTTGAACGAAACGATAAGGTCGGCGCGAAAATCTTGATTTCCGGAGGTGGGCGCTGTAATTATACAAATATTGGTAGCAGTCCCGCTAATTTTATTTCCGAAAATCCAGATTTTTTACATGGTATATTCAAACAATGGACCGTGGACGATACCATTACATTTTTTGAACAATATGGTATTGTGGGGCATGAAAAAACACTGGGGCAGTTGTTTCCAGAGACTAATAAAGCAAAAGATATCGTTGCTGTATTTTCAAAAATTTTATATGAGACAGGGCAGGATATAGCCTTGAATACCTTGGTTAAATCTGTAGAAAAAGACGATAATGGCTTTTTGGTAACAGTAGAAAATGCAAAAGGTGAGTCTCGATACCATGCCCATAAAGTTGTTGTTTCTTCCGGTGGGCTTCCGGTCCAAAAACTTGGTGCTTCAGACTTTGGATTACGTCTAGCCAAACAATTTGGCTTGAATGTAGTTGGTACAGCGCCTGCATTAGTCCCTTTGACGATAACTGGAAAAGATGCAGATTGGTATAGTTCTTTGGCTGGAAATTCGGTGTTCTCGAAAGTGTCTGTTGCCGGAATGTCTTTTGAAGAGAATATTCTCTTTACGCACTGGGGGTTAAGCGGACCTGCAATTCTTCAAATATCAAGTTATTGGCGGCCTGGACAGGAGATTACGATTGATCTCTTGCCTAATTTTAATTTAGATAACCTGATTAAACAGGAGCGACAATACGGCGGAAAGCGACTTGTTTCACAATTGCTAAACGATTATTTCAGCAGGAAATTGGTCGATGCCCTTGGAAAATTTCTAACGTTGGATACCAAAATTGCTTCCCTTAGTAAAGCTGACGCGAAATTGATTGTCGATACGATCCATCGCTTCAAGGTAAAACCTGCGGGAGATAAGGGGTATGATAAAGCCGAGGTCATGCGTGGAGGAGTATCAACGGAAGAACTTCACCCCAAGACCTTAATGTCCAAAAAAGTGAAAGGCCTTTATTTCGGAGGGGAAACTGTTGATATTACGGGGTGGCTTGGCGGCTATAATTTCCAATGGGCTTGGGCTAGTGGTTATGCCATCGCCCAAGACATTTAGGCGTGAAATATTATTCATTTCGTGAATTTAACGCCTTATCAACAGCTTTCTCAGCATAGAGTTGTGCAGCAGCAGCCAAGCGTAGTTTTATTCTCGTTTGTAAATTTCTTGGCGAGAGTACTTTAATAGCTTCGCCGAATCCTAAAATTTCTCTTTCCAATTCAAAATTAAGTACGACATCGATGCGAATTAAGATGGAGCCATCCTCCTTTTTGTCTAAAACCTGCTGTGAAGAATGCAAGGGTTTTGTTGCTACATAAGGTGCATTTTTTGCATTGACTTGCAATATCACCCGGTGGCCGCGGTCTTTTTGTGTCTTCGTTACACCTATGGTATCCGAAAAGTAACGTTCGAAATCGACCCCTGTATACTCCTTGTATGAATTTTTGCCCATTTCCTCGATGGCATTGATCCGATCAAGCGCCAGCGTCATTAATCCTTCATTCTTTTTATGCTGACCAATTAGAAACCATCGATTCCGATATTCTTTTAAGAGATATGGGGAGAAGACCAGATCCTGCTGTTGTGTTGCTTTGAACGATTGATAGCTGATCAGGAGTGGTGTTTTTTCCCGAATGGCTTGATGGAGCATGCTGATAAAAGAAAGACCTTTTAGCAGATTGTTGCTTTCCATTTGTATAATAGAGGGTGAATTGTCCTTTTTGGTATGGATGCTATCTTCAAGCCGTGCAACAATATCGCTCATTTCATCAAAGCTGGAGAAACCGCTCACATGCTTAAGTACCTCTACTGCCTCCTTCATTTTTTGCATGTCACCGACGGAAATCGGTGAATTGCTAATGCTATAGTTGGGATCTTCATAGGTGTAGAATTTTCGGTGCAACACGACAATAGGCGCATTGTAGCCGAGCTTATTGCTACGCATGAGCTGAATATCACCTTGTATGGTGCGTTTACTTATCCCATTTTTGATTCCTTCAAATTCATAGAGTGCATCGGAAACCTTTTCCATAAGATCTTCCAAGGTCCATTTACGATGTCGCAAGCGAAGGCAATGGTCAATCGTTTTATAACGTATGAGAGCTAGTTTATTGAGTGCCATGTTTTTTTGATAGATTGAAAATACAAAAACTTTCTTTATCTACGCAAGGTGATTGCGTAGATTTTTGTGCCTGTCATGCAAAAAGGATCGTCTTTTCGAAATTGAAAAGAAATTCGGGTTTATCCGAGTAAAATAGCTACTTTTGCGCAGAAGCAAACTGGTTCTATCGCTGCTCTTTTTTGAGAGGAGAGGAAAGTCCGGGCAACATAGAGCAACACGCTTCCTAACGGGAAGGCTGTTATGAAAGTAGCAGACAGAAAGTGCCACAGAAAATATACCGCTTTTCGGAGTAAGGGTGAAAACGTAAGGTAAGAGCTTACGGTCTTGTATGGCGACATACATTACGGTAAACCTCGTGTGTTGAAAGACCAAATAGGTTGCGAAATTCGAAGGCTGCTCGTCTTCTTTCAATGTATTGGAATTCGTAATGGGTAGGTTGATTGAGTTTGTCAGCGATGGCAAATCTAGATAAATGATAGAAATTCCACTTCGGTGGTCTACAGAACCCGGCTTACAAGGTTTGCTTCTTTTTCGCTAATTGCCAAAAAAACCTTATATTGATTCCCATAATTGAAAAAATAGCATAACTCTCGATTTATGAGTACAATTTTAATCATTGATGATGAGCGCGCCATCAGAAGTTCGTTGCGTGATATCTTGGAATATGAAGATTATACGATTTTAGATGTCGACAATGGCCGGGATGGATTAGATATTTTAAAAAAGGAAAAAATAGATCTTGTGCTCTGTGATATCAAGATGAATACGATGGATGGGATGGAAGTTTTGGCGGAAGCACATCAAAGCAGCCCGGACATCCCTTTTATTATGATTTCTGGACATGGTACGATTGAAACAGCTGTTGAAGCAGCGAAAAAAGGAGCATTTGACTTTTTAGAAAAACCGCTGGACCTGAACAGATTATTGATCACAGTACGGAATGCACTGGATAAAAGCTCCCTTGTCACCGAAACCAAGGTACTGAAACGGAAAGTTAGCAGTTCGAAAACAAAAGATATATTGGGTGAGTCTGGGGCAATCAAACGTATTAAAGAGACAATTGATCGCGTAGCTCCAACGGAAGCCCGTGTATTGATTACCGGAGCAAATGGTTCTGGAAAGGAGCTTGTAGCACGTTGGCTGCATGAGAAATCGAATCGCGCGCAGGGACCCCTTATTGAAGTGAACTGTGCTGCGATACCTTCCGAATTAATTGAATCTGAATTATTCGGACATGAAAAAGGATCCTTTACATCCGCGATTAAACAGCGTATCGGAAAATTTGAACAAGCGAGTGGCGGAACATTGTTCTTGGATGAGATCGGAGACATGAGTCTATCCGCTCAAGCTAAAGTGTTACGGGCGTTACAGGAACATAAAATCACCAGAGTGGGGGGCGACAAAGAAATTGACGTCAATGTCAGGGTAGTCGCTGCGACCAATAAAGATCTCTTGAAGGAAATTGAAGAAGGTAATTTTAGAATGGACTTGTATCACCGCCTGTCGGTAATCTTGATTCATGTGCCTGCTTTGATCGACCGTGTGGATGATATTCCCCTGCTTTCAACAAATTTTTGTGAAGAAATCTGTATGGAATACGGGATACCTGTAAAGGAAATTACGGCTGCTGCCATGCGGGAATTGAGCCATCTTCCTTGGACAGGTAATATTCGGGAATTGCGCAATATGATTGAACGGTTAATTATTTTGAGTGATCGATCTATCACAGATAAAGATGTTGTCGCATTTGCTAATCCTTCTCGTGAACCGGTAAACGGTATAGCCCATGAAAAAGGCGCAACGAATTACGGATTAGATATGGACTCCTTTGATTCGTTTCAAGATTATAAAGATCATGCGGAGAAAGAATTTATAAAATATAAATTGGAAAAAAATAATTGGAACGTCTCCAAGACGGCCGATGATCTTGATATTCAACGTAGCCACCTGTATAGTAAAATAGAGAAGTTTGGTCTAAAAAGAGATTAATCATTTCGTGGAAATTTAGTTTAGCAGCTGTGAACGCAGATTTAGCTTAAACAAATGGTATAAAAAAAGAGATTCTTCAAAGAATCTCTTTTTTTATCGGTATTGAGCGAAGACATCTGGAATCATCGGAATAAGTGTCGGCAAACCCACAACCAAATTATAATTCTTGTGTTTTTAAAATGGCCTTTACATTGGCAACTGATATTTCTGTATAATTATTTATATAATCATCACTTACAGGCAATTCTTCTTTTTTATGTGTTGAAAGTACAGCAACAACTTTCATTTCGGCATTTTTCGCTGCGGTAATACCAGAAAAAGAGTCTTCAAAAACAATACAGCGGTCAACAGGAATTTGCAGGTTTTCTGCAGATTTTAGGTAAACCTCAGGATGTGGCTTATGTAGTTTTACATCTTCGCTGCTCAGTGTGGAAGAGAAGAGTTGGCGTATATTCAATTCGTCCAGAATTAAATCCATATTCTCTTGGGGAGCAGAAGTCGCCACAGCAAGCTTAAAACCGTTATTTTTTAATTCCGTTAGAAACTCAATTAAGCCCTTTATAGGGGCAACGTGTTCTTTATAAATCACTCTAAAAAGCTGCTCTTTTTCAAATTCAAGGGTCCGCAGTTCCTCAGGGGATATCGGACGTTGAAAGAAATGTTGCATAATGTAACTATTATGCTTACCATACATATGCTGCTCAAATTCCTCTTCTGTCGCCTGTTGTACATTGTGGTTTTTAAAAAAAGCTCTAAAAGCTTCCGCATGGAAAGGGTTGGTGTGGCTGATAACACCGTCCATGTCAAATATCGCTGCGTATTCTGTCATTGAGCTAATATACAATAATTGCCTTGTTTGATCGATTTTACTCCTTCATATTCTGGTAAATATTTTCTTCCGACTAGAGAAAGCTTAGATTAAAGCGTCCCTTGTCGCAGCTGCTTACCTCATTATGAAATTGGAAAAAGTCTTCATATGTATTGGCAGGATAACTGCCTTCAAAAAGTTCCAATTTTCTGTAGGTGAATAGTTTATTGTCTTTCATTTCTGACCTAAATTCATACCTTCCAAAGGGTTTCTCAATAACTTTCTTCTCAGGAGTTATGTTTTTGAGCATATTTTCTGGGAGGGCAATACTAATGCTGTCGATATCGGCATAGCCTCTCTCAATGAAAATATCTTCCGTTCTATTTCTACTTTCTGCAATGCTGGAGTGTGTATTGAATAAATTAGGCTGGATCAAAAGTTTATTACCATTTTTCACCGCATAGTTTTTAATAAAAATATTCAGGTTCTCCTCGATAAATGGATTTTCCTCCTTATGTTCAATATAGTTTACCTGATTAAAATTGATGTTGTCTATATTATAGTAATCCGTGAGAAGTTTATTCTTATCATTATTGCTGGCTAAAAGCACGTCCATATGGTTCTCATATTGGGTTCCGTAGAACTTGGTGTTTAAGGTACCTTGGATGCTTCCATCTTCCGAAAGTTTTAGGTCGGCATAGCGCAATTGAAGGTTGGTTGAGTTAACGTATTTCGGCGTATGCATGATAACACCACCATTTTCGGTACAGGCAACGACATCTCTATCGTCG
The Sphingobacterium multivorum genome window above contains:
- a CDS encoding NAD(P)/FAD-dependent oxidoreductase, giving the protein MLYDAIIIGGGACGLMCAAQAGLIGKKTLVLERNDKVGAKILISGGGRCNYTNIGSSPANFISENPDFLHGIFKQWTVDDTITFFEQYGIVGHEKTLGQLFPETNKAKDIVAVFSKILYETGQDIALNTLVKSVEKDDNGFLVTVENAKGESRYHAHKVVVSSGGLPVQKLGASDFGLRLAKQFGLNVVGTAPALVPLTITGKDADWYSSLAGNSVFSKVSVAGMSFEENILFTHWGLSGPAILQISSYWRPGQEITIDLLPNFNLDNLIKQERQYGGKRLVSQLLNDYFSRKLVDALGKFLTLDTKIASLSKADAKLIVDTIHRFKVKPAGDKGYDKAEVMRGGVSTEELHPKTLMSKKVKGLYFGGETVDITGWLGGYNFQWAWASGYAIAQDI
- a CDS encoding helix-turn-helix transcriptional regulator, coding for MALNKLALIRYKTIDHCLRLRHRKWTLEDLMEKVSDALYEFEGIKNGISKRTIQGDIQLMRSNKLGYNAPIVVLHRKFYTYEDPNYSISNSPISVGDMQKMKEAVEVLKHVSGFSSFDEMSDIVARLEDSIHTKKDNSPSIIQMESNNLLKGLSFISMLHQAIREKTPLLISYQSFKATQQQDLVFSPYLLKEYRNRWFLIGQHKKNEGLMTLALDRINAIEEMGKNSYKEYTGVDFERYFSDTIGVTKTQKDRGHRVILQVNAKNAPYVATKPLHSSQQVLDKKEDGSILIRIDVVLNFELEREILGFGEAIKVLSPRNLQTRIKLRLAAAAQLYAEKAVDKALNSRNE
- a CDS encoding sigma-54-dependent transcriptional regulator; its protein translation is MSTILIIDDERAIRSSLRDILEYEDYTILDVDNGRDGLDILKKEKIDLVLCDIKMNTMDGMEVLAEAHQSSPDIPFIMISGHGTIETAVEAAKKGAFDFLEKPLDLNRLLITVRNALDKSSLVTETKVLKRKVSSSKTKDILGESGAIKRIKETIDRVAPTEARVLITGANGSGKELVARWLHEKSNRAQGPLIEVNCAAIPSELIESELFGHEKGSFTSAIKQRIGKFEQASGGTLFLDEIGDMSLSAQAKVLRALQEHKITRVGGDKEIDVNVRVVAATNKDLLKEIEEGNFRMDLYHRLSVILIHVPALIDRVDDIPLLSTNFCEEICMEYGIPVKEITAAAMRELSHLPWTGNIRELRNMIERLIILSDRSITDKDVVAFANPSREPVNGIAHEKGATNYGLDMDSFDSFQDYKDHAEKEFIKYKLEKNNWNVSKTADDLDIQRSHLYSKIEKFGLKRD
- a CDS encoding HAD family hydrolase, yielding MTEYAAIFDMDGVISHTNPFHAEAFRAFFKNHNVQQATEEEFEQHMYGKHNSYIMQHFFQRPISPEELRTLEFEKEQLFRVIYKEHVAPIKGLIEFLTELKNNGFKLAVATSAPQENMDLILDELNIRQLFSSTLSSEDVKLHKPHPEVYLKSAENLQIPVDRCIVFEDSFSGITAAKNAEMKVVAVLSTHKKEELPVSDDYINNYTEISVANVKAILKTQEL